In the genome of Quercus robur chromosome 3, dhQueRobu3.1, whole genome shotgun sequence, one region contains:
- the LOC126716896 gene encoding ribonuclease S-7-like: MKMTVFHVFFLVLVMWAVHSHGRAYQTESIIYNNTQLPYKENMNAETVINSKLKHFDYFYLVFRWPKSFCTSGTVSCWPQIPDRFIVHGLWPQNTSGGLIDCKGAKNTAPFNFPKLEHYEDGHLVHKLNDFWPNLIINKPNYNYWKQEFEKHGSCFFPTQEQYFESTAWMVDQIPGLTPKLESEGICPGTSHLYKDLQQKIIKATGFIPKLECYQRNGSNRLFRIYFCFDKSKFLYNCSDSKLTPNNIKCGYGKVKIKLP; the protein is encoded by the exons ATGAAAATGACAgtgtttcatgttttttttttggttttggtgatGTGGGCGGTCCACAGCCATGGCAGGGCTTATCAAACTGAGAGTATTATATACAACAATACTCAGCTGCcttataaagaaaatatgaatgcTGAAACTGTAATCAACAGCAAATTGAAgcattttgattatttttactTGGTCTTTCGGTGGCCAAAATCATTCTGCACCAGCGGCACAGTTTCATGTTGGCCGCAGATACCTGACCGATTCATTGTGCACGGTCTATGGCCGCAAAATACTAGTGGTGGACTCATTGATTGCAAAGGAGCTAAAAATACTGCTCCCTTTAACTTTCCAAAG CTGGAACACTACGAAGATGGACATCTCGTGCACAAGTTGAATGATTTTTGGCCGAacctaataataaataaaccaaattaTAACTATTGGAAACAGGAATTTGAAAAGCATGGCTCTTGCTTCTTCCCAACACAAGAGCAGTATTTCGAATCAACTGCTTGGATGGTGGATCAAATTCCAGGGCTGACTCCAAAGCTTGAAAGTGAAG GCATTTGCCCTGGTACATCTCATTTGTATAAGGATCTCCAACAAAAGATTATTAAAGCCACTGGATTCATCCCGAAGCTGGAATGCTACCAAAGAAATGGAAGTAATCGATTGTTCCGGATATACTTCTGTTTCGACAAATCCAAATTTCTGTATAATTGCAGTGATAGTAAGTTAACGCCAAACAATATTAAGTGTGGGTATGGGAAGGTCAAAATCAAACTTCCTTAG